A single genomic interval of Streptomyces sp. 1222.5 harbors:
- a CDS encoding response regulator transcription factor produces MTSGTIRVLIADDQQMVRQGFTVLLNTKPDIDVIGQAVDGRDAITKVGELVPDVVLMDIRMPELGGIEATRRITLDHPGVRVLVLTTFDLDEYVYEALRAGAAGFLLKDASADQLAEAVRVVAAGDALLAPGITRRLIAEFSRLDGTPRAPLKQRVGDLTERETEVLALIAQGLSNAEIAGRLVVAEQTVKTHVGRILVKLGLRDRTQAAVFAYESGLVRPSGY; encoded by the coding sequence ATGACGAGCGGCACCATCCGCGTACTCATCGCCGACGACCAGCAGATGGTCCGGCAGGGCTTCACCGTGCTGCTCAACACCAAGCCGGACATCGACGTGATCGGCCAGGCCGTGGACGGCCGGGACGCGATCACCAAGGTCGGCGAACTGGTTCCGGACGTGGTGCTGATGGACATCCGGATGCCCGAGCTGGGCGGCATCGAGGCGACCCGCCGCATCACCCTCGACCACCCGGGCGTCCGGGTGCTGGTGCTGACCACCTTCGACCTCGACGAGTACGTCTACGAGGCACTGCGGGCCGGAGCCGCCGGGTTCCTGCTGAAGGACGCCTCCGCCGACCAGCTCGCCGAGGCGGTCCGGGTCGTGGCGGCCGGCGACGCGCTCCTCGCCCCCGGCATCACCCGCCGGCTCATCGCCGAGTTCTCCCGGCTGGACGGCACCCCGCGCGCCCCGCTCAAGCAGCGCGTCGGTGACCTGACGGAACGCGAGACGGAGGTGCTGGCGCTGATCGCGCAGGGCCTGTCGAACGCGGAGATAGCCGGACGGCTGGTCGTCGCCGAGCAGACCGTGAAGACGCACGTGGGCCGGATCCTGGTGAAACTCGGGCTGCGGGACCGTACCCAGGCGGCGGTCTTCGCGTACGAGTCGGGGCTGGTGCGGCCGTCCGGATACTGA
- a CDS encoding sensor histidine kinase: MTETGGRRVFAPIAYLVRRWLRVLRADLWTLRADPLPPSLWLRWFPHGLLCLVAFGVSFGAVAQLGSDGGVGAQLSLLIGLAQGGAVLLALWRPVPAWWLSMAAMLVGAVEVRRQLLAGGAHAFTWPWSSAGIVGLLAVLLLLALRVRTRVSAEALALTALLTYAVQGLWGAWDYTPTGVLTVILSTVVVVLGTALRGRREARAELVEQTTLTAEERARRTLLEERSRIARELHDVVAHHMSVISIQAQVAPHLVERPSPELVENLEGIRHNALEALTELRRVLGVLRSENPEDPYGLGNPGTGAAPDAPQPTLDRLDALIENTRAAGLDVTAGVKGRARPYPPGVELSAYRIVQEALSNALRHAPGSEVRVEVAHLPAGLRLAVTNSRPDRPVPPSAGAGHGLLGMRERAAMLGGTVTAARTPAGGFTVSAFLPRDGTPPALPPDPAPTGEPTP; this comes from the coding sequence GTGACGGAAACGGGGGGCCGCCGGGTGTTCGCGCCGATCGCGTACCTGGTCCGGCGCTGGCTGCGGGTGCTGCGCGCGGACCTGTGGACCCTCCGCGCGGACCCCCTGCCCCCCTCGCTGTGGCTGCGCTGGTTCCCGCACGGCCTGCTGTGCCTGGTGGCGTTCGGGGTGTCCTTCGGCGCGGTCGCGCAGCTCGGCTCCGACGGCGGCGTGGGCGCACAGCTCTCCCTGCTGATCGGACTCGCGCAGGGCGGTGCCGTGCTGCTCGCGCTGTGGCGGCCGGTCCCGGCGTGGTGGCTGTCCATGGCGGCCATGCTGGTGGGGGCCGTGGAGGTACGGCGCCAGCTGCTGGCGGGCGGCGCCCACGCCTTCACCTGGCCCTGGTCGTCGGCCGGGATCGTCGGTCTCCTGGCCGTACTGCTGCTGCTCGCCCTGCGGGTGCGCACCCGGGTGTCCGCCGAGGCCCTGGCCCTGACCGCGCTGCTCACCTACGCCGTCCAGGGGCTGTGGGGCGCGTGGGACTACACGCCCACCGGGGTGCTCACGGTCATCCTCTCCACGGTCGTCGTGGTCCTCGGCACCGCGCTGCGCGGCCGCCGGGAGGCCCGCGCCGAGCTCGTCGAGCAGACCACCCTGACGGCCGAGGAGCGGGCCCGCCGCACCCTGCTGGAGGAGCGCAGCCGTATCGCCCGGGAACTGCACGACGTCGTCGCGCACCACATGTCGGTCATCTCCATCCAGGCCCAGGTGGCCCCGCACCTCGTCGAGCGGCCGTCGCCGGAGCTGGTCGAGAACCTGGAGGGCATCCGGCACAACGCGCTGGAGGCGCTGACCGAGCTGCGCCGGGTCCTCGGCGTGCTGCGCTCGGAGAACCCCGAGGACCCCTACGGCCTCGGGAACCCCGGCACCGGAGCGGCACCGGACGCCCCGCAGCCCACCCTCGACCGGCTGGACGCGCTGATCGAGAACACCCGGGCGGCGGGCCTGGACGTGACCGCCGGCGTCAAGGGCCGGGCGCGCCCCTACCCGCCGGGCGTGGAACTGTCGGCGTACCGGATCGTGCAGGAGGCGCTGAGCAACGCGCTGCGGCACGCGCCGGGTTCCGAGGTGCGCGTCGAGGTCGCACACCTGCCGGCCGGGCTCCGCCTGGCGGTCACCAACTCCCGCCCCGACCGCCCCGTCCCGCCGTCCGCGGGCGCCGGACACGGCCTGCTCGGCATGCGGGAACGCGCGGCGATGCTCGGCGGCACCGTCACCGCGGCCCGTACCCCGGCCGGCGGCTTCACCGTCTCGGCCTTCCTCCCCCGCGACGGCACCCCGCCCGCGCTCCCGCCCGACCCGGCCCCGACAGGAGAACCGACCCCATGA